From the genome of Gemmatimonas phototrophica, one region includes:
- a CDS encoding RecQ family ATP-dependent DNA helicase, with amino-acid sequence MPPYALPDRSLGALSDARRVLREQFGYPDFRPPQIRAVQAVLSGRDALVVLPTGGGKSLCYQVPALVRAGLTIVISPLISLMKDQVETLRRKGVASAYINSTLSRSDVADRLAEAREGRLKLLYLSPERAEAGRMVQQLSRIGVALFAVDEAHCISEWGHDFRPSYRRIAQVREQLGNPQTVALTATATPSVREDIMRQLTLSDPAIVVAGFDRTNLTYHVVPARTPPDKDRLAIQWLHEASGPAVVYAPTRKAVERLASLLVRGRIKATAYHAGLDATLRQRAQDAFMEERARVIVATSAFGMGIDKPDVRLVVHHAMPGAIESYYQEAGRAGRDGNPSTCVLLHHHTDRSTHDFFLDSANPARRLVEDAWSALRRAADGTRFVAASAEGLARSMAGCPGERQVAAALRVLIGSGACTAAPTLPGRVWIRLLASPARIGRELQGSRDHDREVLRSLWRATRGGLATGVTVDLEGLPPGFGGTTGLVPVLERLEAQQFVTWNRSGAGFHLAAAAVDPSWLPVDWSALERRRRTETARLDAMQHYAQTRHCRRAYILRYFGDPDAREHCGACDRCLGPAGSVRALRTPRALRSRSRPRS; translated from the coding sequence ATGCCCCCCTATGCCCTGCCTGATCGATCGTTGGGCGCGCTGTCCGACGCGCGCCGCGTGTTGCGCGAACAATTCGGATATCCCGATTTTCGCCCGCCGCAAATCCGGGCGGTGCAGGCGGTGCTCTCAGGCCGCGACGCGTTGGTCGTCTTGCCTACCGGCGGGGGAAAGTCGCTCTGCTATCAGGTGCCGGCTCTGGTGCGAGCAGGGCTGACTATTGTCATCAGCCCGCTCATTTCCCTCATGAAGGATCAGGTGGAAACGCTGCGTCGGAAGGGAGTGGCGTCCGCATACATCAATAGCACGTTGAGTCGCAGCGACGTTGCCGATCGCCTTGCTGAGGCACGCGAAGGTCGGCTCAAATTGTTGTATCTCTCGCCGGAGCGCGCAGAAGCCGGACGGATGGTCCAGCAACTGTCACGAATCGGGGTCGCGCTGTTCGCGGTGGACGAGGCGCATTGCATCAGCGAATGGGGACATGATTTCCGGCCGAGTTACCGTCGCATTGCACAGGTGCGTGAGCAATTGGGGAACCCGCAAACCGTTGCACTGACCGCGACCGCAACGCCCAGCGTACGAGAGGATATCATGCGGCAGCTCACGCTCAGCGATCCGGCAATCGTTGTGGCGGGATTTGACCGAACCAATCTCACGTATCATGTGGTACCGGCACGAACGCCGCCGGACAAAGACCGGCTGGCCATTCAGTGGTTGCACGAGGCATCCGGGCCGGCCGTGGTGTATGCACCAACGCGTAAAGCCGTCGAGCGTTTGGCATCGCTGTTGGTACGGGGGCGCATCAAGGCCACCGCGTACCACGCGGGGCTTGATGCGACACTGCGACAGCGCGCGCAGGATGCGTTCATGGAGGAACGCGCTCGGGTGATTGTGGCAACGAGCGCGTTTGGTATGGGAATCGACAAGCCTGATGTCCGTCTGGTCGTGCACCACGCTATGCCCGGCGCCATTGAATCGTATTACCAGGAAGCCGGGCGGGCAGGACGTGACGGGAACCCCAGTACGTGTGTGCTGCTGCATCACCACACCGATCGGTCCACCCACGATTTCTTTCTCGACAGCGCCAATCCGGCCCGCCGTCTGGTAGAGGATGCATGGAGCGCATTGCGTCGTGCAGCCGACGGGACCCGCTTCGTGGCCGCGTCGGCGGAGGGGCTGGCCCGGTCGATGGCTGGTTGTCCGGGTGAACGCCAGGTCGCAGCCGCCTTGCGCGTGCTGATTGGGAGCGGCGCCTGTACGGCCGCCCCCACACTCCCTGGGCGCGTCTGGATTCGCCTGCTTGCATCGCCAGCCCGTATCGGCCGGGAGTTGCAGGGGAGCCGGGATCATGATCGCGAGGTGTTGCGCAGTTTGTGGCGTGCGACGCGCGGCGGGCTGGCCACTGGCGTCACTGTTGATCTTGAGGGGCTTCCACCGGGATTTGGTGGGACGACAGGATTGGTCCCCGTTCTTGAACGGCTGGAAGCGCAGCAGTTTGTTACATGGAATCGTTCCGGGGCGGGATTCCACCTTGCGGCTGCCGCCGTGGATCCCTCTTGGCTTCCCGTGGACTGGTCCGCATTGGAACGGCGTCGTCGGACTGAAACCGCGCGACTTGATGCCATGCAACATTACGCGCAAACTCGCCATTGCCGAAGAGCGTACATCCTGCGCTATTTCGGTGACCCCGATGCACGTGAACATTGTGGTGCCTGTGATCGTTGCCTCGGTCCTGCCGGGTCCGTCCGTGCGTTGCGAACACCGCGTGCGTTGCGATCCCGGTCCCGCCCACGGTCCTGA
- a CDS encoding acyclic terpene utilization AtuA family protein — MSESQQEKIVRVASGQGFWGDWLEAPRRQVEGGPVDYLMLDYLAEVTMSILQKQRERDPRMGYARDFVGAMESVFPAVAERGVKVIANAGGVNPTACAEAILEAASRSGVRGKIRIGVVTGDDILDRLDTLLAAGHELKNMDTGEPLANIRDRVLSANAYIGSTPIVEALQQGANVVVTGRSTDTALTMAPLRHEFGWAEDDWNALAAGIVAGHILECGAQSSGGNCLHDWRNIPDLANVGYPIAEARADGSFVITKHPGTGGRVSVPSVTEQLVYEMGDPHAYITPDVVADFTSIRVAADGENRVRVHGITGGPPTPFLKVSIAYRAGYKAVGSLVYSWPDAMEKAQLADRVLRERLDNLGLKFDQVLSEFVGATSTHGALAGDGREAPEVQYRIGVRGSDRAAVERFTREIAPLVLNGPPSVTGFAGGRPKVEEIVAYWPALLDKRAVSTAVSIVE, encoded by the coding sequence ATGTCGGAGTCGCAACAGGAGAAGATCGTTCGCGTCGCGAGCGGTCAGGGGTTTTGGGGGGATTGGCTTGAGGCGCCACGGCGTCAGGTGGAGGGCGGGCCAGTCGATTACCTGATGCTCGACTACCTCGCCGAAGTCACGATGTCCATTCTGCAGAAGCAGCGGGAACGCGATCCGCGCATGGGCTATGCGCGCGATTTTGTCGGTGCGATGGAGAGCGTGTTTCCTGCCGTGGCTGAGCGTGGCGTGAAAGTCATTGCCAATGCCGGCGGTGTGAATCCTACGGCGTGCGCCGAGGCAATTCTCGAGGCGGCATCACGCAGCGGCGTTCGCGGCAAGATTCGCATTGGGGTGGTGACCGGCGACGACATTCTCGATCGTCTGGACACGTTGCTGGCGGCCGGCCATGAGCTGAAGAACATGGATACGGGTGAACCGCTTGCCAACATCCGCGATCGTGTGCTGTCGGCCAACGCCTACATTGGCTCCACACCCATTGTGGAAGCCTTGCAACAAGGCGCCAATGTCGTTGTGACGGGACGCAGCACCGATACCGCGCTCACCATGGCGCCGCTGCGCCACGAGTTCGGGTGGGCCGAAGACGATTGGAATGCGCTCGCGGCGGGAATTGTCGCCGGGCACATTCTTGAGTGTGGGGCGCAGTCGAGTGGCGGCAACTGCCTCCATGATTGGCGCAACATTCCCGATCTGGCCAATGTGGGATATCCCATCGCCGAAGCGCGCGCCGATGGCTCGTTCGTGATCACCAAGCATCCGGGTACGGGTGGTCGCGTGAGCGTGCCCAGTGTTACCGAGCAGCTGGTGTACGAAATGGGCGATCCGCATGCCTACATCACGCCGGATGTCGTGGCCGACTTCACCAGCATCCGCGTTGCAGCCGACGGGGAAAATCGCGTGCGGGTGCATGGGATCACGGGCGGTCCGCCGACACCGTTTCTCAAGGTATCCATCGCCTATCGGGCAGGCTATAAAGCCGTGGGTTCATTGGTGTATTCGTGGCCGGATGCCATGGAGAAGGCGCAATTGGCAGATCGCGTGTTGCGCGAACGGCTCGACAATCTCGGGTTGAAGTTTGATCAGGTGCTGAGCGAGTTTGTGGGCGCAACGTCAACACATGGCGCACTGGCGGGTGACGGTCGTGAGGCCCCCGAGGTGCAGTATCGCATTGGCGTCCGTGGCAGCGATCGTGCCGCCGTGGAGCGCTTTACGCGCGAGATTGCGCCATTGGTGCTCAACGGCCCTCCCAGTGTCACCGGGTTTGCCGGTGGGCGGCCCAAAGTCGAAGAAATCGTGGCCTACTGGCCCGCACTGCTTGATAAGCGGGCCGTGTCCACCGCTGTCTCCATCGTGGAGTAA
- a CDS encoding acyl-CoA dehydrogenase family protein, producing the protein MDDSLYFSEQHLAVRDMVSAFARDHVAPVASQHDDASTFPWENVKKMGELGLLGIPWSEDIGGAGFDTISFMIAIEELAKVCASHSITISAHTTLGTSPIVNFGTPAQIAKYVPLLASGQVLGGFGLTEEAAGSDAGGTKTTAVKKDGYYLLNGSKRFITHAGVGEVFVVTAVTDPTKGTKGISSFVLTKESVDIEACRVLGVGHDDSLAPMKGFKAGKKEDKLGWRASDTRELLFDNVEVPAENLLGTEGLGFINFMKTLDAGRIGIAALSLGIAQGALDESLKYASVRKQFGAAIASFQGIQFQLSDIATEIEAGRHLVYHAAWLAQNGKPFGKEAAMAKLFCSEMAMRATIKAIQIHGGYGYTKDYPVERFMRDAKICEIGEGTSEIQRMVIARHLLKGLMA; encoded by the coding sequence ATGGACGACAGTCTGTATTTCTCCGAGCAGCACCTCGCCGTGCGCGATATGGTGAGTGCCTTCGCTCGCGATCATGTGGCGCCAGTCGCCTCTCAGCATGACGATGCTTCCACGTTCCCGTGGGAGAATGTCAAAAAGATGGGAGAGCTCGGGCTGCTGGGTATTCCGTGGTCCGAAGACATCGGCGGTGCCGGCTTTGACACGATCAGTTTCATGATCGCGATTGAAGAGCTGGCAAAAGTCTGTGCCTCACACTCCATCACGATCAGCGCCCATACCACGTTGGGCACGTCGCCGATCGTGAACTTCGGCACGCCGGCACAAATCGCCAAGTACGTTCCCCTGCTGGCCAGTGGACAGGTACTTGGTGGCTTCGGGCTGACGGAAGAAGCCGCCGGCAGTGATGCGGGCGGTACCAAGACCACGGCGGTCAAGAAGGACGGCTACTACCTGCTCAACGGCAGCAAGCGTTTCATCACGCATGCCGGCGTGGGCGAGGTGTTCGTCGTGACGGCGGTCACCGACCCAACCAAGGGCACCAAGGGCATTTCGAGTTTCGTGCTCACGAAGGAGAGCGTGGACATCGAGGCTTGCCGCGTGCTGGGAGTTGGGCACGACGATTCGCTGGCGCCCATGAAGGGGTTCAAGGCCGGAAAGAAGGAGGACAAGCTGGGCTGGCGGGCCTCCGACACCCGGGAGCTGTTATTCGATAATGTCGAAGTCCCGGCGGAAAACCTTCTTGGCACCGAAGGGTTGGGGTTCATCAACTTCATGAAGACCCTCGATGCCGGGCGTATCGGTATTGCCGCGTTGTCGCTGGGCATCGCCCAGGGAGCACTCGATGAGTCGCTCAAGTATGCCAGCGTGCGGAAGCAGTTCGGCGCCGCCATTGCCAGCTTCCAGGGCATCCAGTTCCAGCTGAGCGATATTGCCACCGAAATCGAGGCTGGGCGCCATCTGGTGTACCACGCCGCTTGGCTGGCCCAGAATGGCAAGCCGTTCGGCAAGGAAGCCGCCATGGCCAAGCTATTCTGCTCGGAGATGGCCATGCGTGCCACCATCAAGGCCATCCAGATTCACGGCGGCTACGGCTACACCAAGGATTATCCGGTGGAGCGGTT
- a CDS encoding AtuA-related protein yields the protein MKIQLLDIAHARSGDKGDTANVGLIALRPEWYPLLDRYVTREAVTAHFSGQLTGDVVRFELPNLGALNFLLHGALDGGGTLSLKTDAQGKVYSTALLRLVIDVPDAEAKAAGVPGTL from the coding sequence ATGAAAATCCAACTCCTCGATATTGCCCACGCCCGGAGCGGCGACAAAGGCGATACCGCCAACGTAGGGCTCATCGCATTGCGGCCGGAGTGGTATCCCCTTCTGGACCGCTACGTGACGCGTGAGGCGGTAACGGCGCATTTCAGCGGCCAACTCACCGGCGATGTGGTGCGGTTTGAACTGCCCAACCTGGGTGCGCTCAACTTTCTGTTGCACGGTGCGCTCGATGGCGGCGGCACGCTTTCCCTCAAGACCGACGCACAGGGGAAGGTGTACTCCACCGCCTTGTTGCGATTGGTGATCGATGTCCCGGATGCAGAAGCGAAGGCGGCAGGGGTACCGGGGACACTGTGA
- a CDS encoding acyl-CoA carboxylase subunit beta gives MSGRLLQLADDIRALEARLRLGGGPDKIEKQHKQGKLTARERVERLADPSTPFLEIGLLVAHDRYDGQAPGAGVITGIAMVEGREVVVVANDATVKAGSWWPETITKILRAQEVAMRCRIPIIYLVDSAGVNLPYQGGVFPGQYGAARIFYYNSIMRRYLRIPQFAAVMGQCVAGGAYLPALSDVILMVKGTSFMGLGGPNLVKGATGQTVDGETLGGAVTHTEISGVAHYALDDDPACLDKLRELVARLPRPQQSAQIAWRPPAEPPSTLYDVLPADHRMSYDMRAVLKALLDEGKLDEFQPNLAKEMICGDAHIEGIPVGIIANQRGLIKGRPGERPRFGGIIYAESAEKVAYFIERCDKQGIPILFVQDVSGFMVGPDAEHEGIIRAGARFVEAMACARVPKIVLTVNHASGAGYYAMAGQGFDPDFILSWPTGRMAVMEGEAAVQAVHGPALDAAKKSGQEPAREVLDAVEGMRVDYETQLDARYAAARGFVDTIVYPEDSRDLLAMALRAANQNRGPHLGAFVLPPMPTVGGE, from the coding sequence GTGAGCGGTCGACTCCTCCAGCTCGCCGACGACATCCGAGCACTGGAAGCCCGCCTGCGCCTGGGCGGCGGTCCCGACAAGATCGAGAAGCAGCACAAGCAGGGAAAACTCACCGCGCGTGAGCGCGTTGAACGACTGGCAGATCCGAGCACACCATTCCTCGAGATCGGCTTGCTCGTGGCGCACGACCGGTACGACGGACAAGCCCCGGGGGCCGGTGTCATCACCGGCATTGCCATGGTGGAAGGGCGCGAGGTCGTGGTGGTGGCTAACGATGCCACCGTCAAAGCCGGCTCGTGGTGGCCGGAAACGATCACGAAGATTCTGCGTGCGCAGGAAGTCGCCATGCGCTGCCGTATTCCGATCATCTATCTGGTTGACTCGGCCGGCGTCAATCTCCCGTATCAGGGTGGGGTCTTTCCGGGTCAGTACGGGGCCGCTCGCATTTTCTACTACAATTCCATCATGCGGCGGTACCTCCGCATTCCGCAGTTTGCGGCAGTGATGGGGCAGTGCGTTGCGGGAGGGGCGTATCTTCCCGCCTTGAGCGATGTCATTCTCATGGTGAAGGGCACGTCGTTCATGGGGCTGGGTGGTCCCAATCTGGTGAAGGGTGCCACGGGGCAGACCGTGGACGGTGAAACGCTCGGCGGTGCCGTGACCCACACGGAGATTTCCGGGGTGGCGCACTACGCGCTCGACGATGATCCCGCTTGCCTGGACAAGTTGCGCGAGCTGGTTGCGCGTCTGCCGCGCCCGCAGCAGTCCGCACAGATCGCTTGGCGTCCGCCTGCCGAGCCGCCCTCCACTCTGTATGACGTGCTGCCGGCCGACCATCGGATGTCGTATGACATGCGCGCCGTGCTCAAGGCGCTGCTGGATGAAGGGAAGCTCGACGAATTCCAGCCGAACCTGGCCAAGGAGATGATCTGCGGCGATGCGCACATTGAAGGCATCCCCGTTGGGATCATCGCCAATCAGCGCGGCCTCATCAAAGGCCGGCCGGGTGAGCGTCCACGCTTCGGTGGCATCATTTACGCCGAAAGTGCCGAGAAGGTGGCGTACTTCATTGAGCGGTGCGACAAGCAGGGGATCCCGATTCTGTTTGTCCAGGACGTCTCGGGCTTCATGGTCGGGCCGGACGCTGAGCACGAAGGGATCATTCGCGCTGGGGCGCGATTTGTAGAGGCCATGGCGTGTGCGCGTGTGCCCAAGATCGTGCTGACGGTGAATCACGCCAGTGGTGCCGGTTACTACGCCATGGCGGGGCAGGGGTTCGATCCGGATTTCATCCTCTCGTGGCCAACCGGACGTATGGCCGTCATGGAGGGTGAAGCGGCGGTTCAGGCCGTGCATGGTCCAGCGCTCGATGCCGCCAAGAAATCCGGCCAGGAACCGGCGCGTGAGGTGCTCGATGCGGTCGAGGGCATGCGCGTCGATTACGAAACACAACTTGACGCGCGGTATGCCGCGGCGCGTGGCTTCGTGGACACGATCGTGTATCCCGAGGACTCCCGTGATCTGCTCGCGATGGCCTTGCGGGCAGCCAACCAGAACCGCGGTCCACATCTCGGCGCCTTTGTGTTGCCGCCGATGCCGACCGTTGGAGGCGAATGA
- a CDS encoding U32 family peptidase, with the protein MSRSAPIPELLAPAGTLDAVRAAVANGANAVYLGASMYNARDEGAQLSLEELAQACAIAHARGVRVYLTFNVLIKPHELPEALRYLGECIDRGIDAAIVQDLGVVRLIQQVYPQLEVHGSTQMTVHDSSGARVMQALGVERVVLSRENTLEDIRIIREEVPELGLETFVHGALCISYSGQCFMSGMISERSANRGSCAQSCRKDYTLNDEQSGEELDRGYLISTKDLAAHDHLEALAKLGVGCLKVEGRKKKPEYVATVTKAYRGWLDGIARGETGRMPLLEEVEPLVQIFSRGNTGGMYGGRQGREYITRTQPDNRGLSIGTVAGAEGSDLILEVTRALAVGDGLGFEAPEAGSAASLGGTVHSVRTLQVRDGVHRLVVQVRSGPKPMRVPEGWRVVRTSDATLLATSQQSFANVPLPERVGLIRVDVRCFGHAGGPIKTVWSYGDVELTVRGEVPLSPASKRALDMTQLREQLGRLGGTPFKLGTVDINGLAPGLFIPVSELNRVRQDATEQLEQQLGWARMSDSAIRDSRIEETVSNIPARAQMAPSLDMPALRVIVYDLEQARAAAAGGATEIVLDPFLRHPSPPLARVNTLREELAAQGVTLRLRTPTIVRPEERRRLDKWLALGLPVLTGHLGLVADLGAAGVDVIADYATNVFNQHTAALMFELGAQRLVASIELTTEELGQLVAPWDGRGFDALVYGRPEGMTIEHCVLSAAFDREPTTCRDLCVQKHTNVSLTDPAGYTFAVATDSACRNRLLHSRPIDGSEFLPALWAQGIRGFQMVFNVPGDPVQEIVRAYREMLDALVAGEAPSLLATRRLLNGEFTRGHFARAV; encoded by the coding sequence ATGTCCCGGTCTGCCCCAATTCCTGAACTGCTGGCCCCTGCCGGCACCCTCGATGCTGTCCGAGCCGCGGTGGCGAACGGTGCCAACGCCGTCTACCTCGGGGCGTCCATGTATAACGCCCGCGACGAAGGCGCCCAGCTCTCGCTGGAGGAACTCGCACAGGCCTGCGCCATTGCCCACGCCCGCGGCGTCCGGGTCTATCTCACCTTCAATGTGCTGATCAAACCCCACGAACTGCCGGAAGCACTCCGGTATCTCGGGGAATGCATTGACCGGGGCATTGATGCCGCCATCGTCCAGGATCTCGGGGTCGTACGCCTCATCCAGCAGGTGTATCCCCAGCTGGAAGTGCATGGCTCCACGCAAATGACGGTGCACGACAGCAGCGGGGCCAGGGTCATGCAGGCGCTCGGCGTGGAGCGCGTGGTCCTGTCGCGCGAAAATACGTTGGAGGACATCCGCATCATCCGCGAGGAAGTCCCCGAACTGGGCCTCGAAACGTTTGTGCACGGCGCGTTGTGCATTTCGTATTCGGGACAGTGCTTCATGTCCGGCATGATCAGCGAGCGCTCAGCCAATCGTGGCTCCTGCGCCCAGTCATGTCGCAAGGACTACACGCTCAATGATGAGCAGTCGGGAGAGGAGCTGGATCGTGGCTACCTGATTTCCACCAAGGACCTCGCGGCACACGATCATCTTGAGGCCCTCGCGAAACTGGGGGTCGGATGCCTCAAGGTGGAGGGGCGCAAGAAGAAGCCGGAATACGTCGCCACCGTCACCAAGGCGTACCGTGGGTGGCTCGACGGCATTGCGCGCGGCGAGACCGGTCGCATGCCGCTGCTCGAGGAGGTGGAGCCGCTGGTGCAGATCTTCAGTCGCGGCAACACCGGGGGGATGTATGGAGGCCGGCAGGGGCGAGAGTACATCACGCGCACGCAACCTGACAACCGCGGATTGTCGATCGGCACGGTGGCCGGAGCTGAAGGCAGTGACCTGATCCTCGAGGTCACCCGGGCCCTGGCCGTGGGCGATGGACTGGGCTTCGAGGCACCGGAAGCGGGTTCGGCAGCCTCCCTTGGGGGAACGGTGCATTCCGTACGAACCCTTCAGGTGCGCGATGGGGTGCACCGCCTTGTTGTACAGGTACGCAGTGGCCCCAAGCCCATGCGCGTTCCGGAAGGGTGGCGTGTGGTGCGGACCAGCGACGCCACCCTGCTGGCAACATCCCAGCAGTCCTTTGCCAATGTGCCCCTTCCGGAGCGGGTGGGGCTCATTCGCGTGGATGTGCGCTGCTTCGGACACGCCGGTGGCCCGATCAAAACGGTCTGGAGCTACGGCGATGTGGAGCTGACCGTACGCGGTGAGGTGCCGCTGTCTCCAGCGAGCAAACGGGCCCTCGATATGACGCAGCTTCGAGAGCAGCTGGGCCGTCTGGGGGGCACGCCCTTCAAACTGGGCACGGTGGATATCAATGGACTGGCTCCGGGATTGTTCATTCCGGTCAGTGAGCTCAATCGCGTGCGGCAGGATGCCACCGAACAGCTGGAGCAGCAGTTGGGCTGGGCGCGTATGAGCGACAGCGCCATCCGGGACAGCCGCATTGAAGAAACTGTGTCGAACATCCCGGCGCGTGCCCAGATGGCACCGTCGTTGGACATGCCCGCGTTGCGCGTCATTGTTTATGATCTGGAGCAGGCACGGGCGGCGGCGGCTGGTGGGGCCACAGAAATCGTGCTCGATCCGTTTCTCCGTCATCCGTCTCCGCCGCTCGCCCGGGTGAACACGCTCCGGGAAGAACTGGCAGCACAGGGGGTGACGCTGCGCTTGCGCACCCCAACCATTGTTCGTCCTGAAGAACGCCGACGGCTCGACAAGTGGCTCGCGCTCGGGCTGCCCGTTCTGACCGGACATCTCGGGTTGGTTGCCGATCTCGGTGCTGCCGGCGTAGACGTGATTGCCGACTACGCGACCAACGTGTTCAACCAGCATACCGCGGCGCTGATGTTCGAACTTGGCGCGCAGCGCCTGGTGGCCAGCATTGAGTTGACCACCGAGGAGCTCGGGCAGCTGGTTGCGCCATGGGACGGTCGGGGGTTCGATGCACTGGTCTACGGTCGCCCGGAAGGCATGACGATCGAGCATTGTGTGTTGAGCGCCGCCTTTGATCGCGAGCCGACCACCTGTCGGGATCTTTGCGTACAGAAGCACACCAACGTCTCACTCACCGATCCCGCGGGATACACGTTCGCCGTCGCAACGGATAGCGCCTGCCGCAACCGGCTGCTGCATTCGCGGCCCATCGATGGGTCCGAATTCCTGCCGGCGCTGTGGGCTCAGGGGATCCGGGGGTTCCAGATGGTCTTTAACGTTCCGGGGGATCCGGTGCAGGAGATCGTCCGTGCCTATCGCGAGATGTTGGACGCACTTGTTGCCGGTGAGGCGCCGTCGCTGCTTGCGACCCGTCGGTTGCTGAATGGTGAGTTCACGCGTGGGCACTTTGCGAGGGCGGTCTAA